The following coding sequences are from one Gossypium raimondii isolate GPD5lz chromosome 4, ASM2569854v1, whole genome shotgun sequence window:
- the LOC105780050 gene encoding omega-3 fatty acid desaturase, chloroplastic-like translates to MAGFVISGLKPLPCIYDRPAAGVISTSSSKSRFLTKNKNFPGLKTLNPIKSRNWGLNVSAPFRVASVEEDEGRKERNHGINGFEEQEQEAGFDPGAPPPFKLADIRAAIPKHCWVKDPWKSMSYVVRDVAVVLGLAAAAVYVNNWIVWPLYWAAQGTMFWALFVLGHDCGHGSFSNDPKLNSVVGHLLHSSILVPYHGWRISHRTHHQNHGHVENDESWHPLSEKIYRSLDTLTRTLRFILPFPMLAFPFYLWNRSPGKSGSHFDPSSDLFVPTERKDVITSTLSWTAMAAILVGLGFTMGPMQLLKLYGIPYWIFVMWLDGVTYLHHHGHEEKLPWYRGKEWSYLRGGLTTLDRDYGWINNIHHDIGTHVIHHLFPQIPHYHLVEATEAARPVLGKYYREPEQSGPLPFHLIGSLMRSLKKDHYVSDTGDVVYYQTDPELKKNAS, encoded by the exons ATGGCGGGTTTCGTTATATCTGGTTTAAAGCCTCTTCCTTGTATCTACGATAGACCCGCCGCTGGTGTTATCTCGACGAGTTCTTCAAAATCCAgatttttaaccaaaaacaaGAATTTCCCAGGTCTAAAAACGTTAAATCCAATCAAATCCAGGAACTGGGGTCTAAACGTGAGTGCCCCATTTAGAGTTGCATCCGTTGAAGAAGATGAGGGAAGGAAAGAGAGAAACCATGGTATTAATGGATTTGAGGAACAAGAACAAGAGGCAGGGTTCGACCCTGGGGCGCCTCCGCCGTTTAAGCTGGCTGATATAAGAGCGGCCATACCGAAGCATTGTTGGGTGAAGGATCCATGGAAATCTATGAGCTACGTGGTGAGGGATGTCGCTGTGGTGTTAGGCCTTGCGGCTGCTGCGGTCTATGTTAACAACTGGATTGTTTGGCCTCTTTACTGGGCTGCACAAGGAACCATGTTTTGGGCTCTTTTTGTTCTTGGTCATGACtg CGGCCATGGTAGCTTTTCAAACGATCCCAAGTTAAACAGTGTAGTGGGGCATCTCTTGCATTCTTCCATTCTTGTGCCTTACCATGGATG GAGAATTAGCCACAGGACTCACCATCAAAACCATGGTCATGTTGAGAATGATGAATCATGGCACCCG TTGTCTGAGAAGATATACAGGAGTTTAGATACTCTAACACGAACATTGCGGTTCATATTGCCTTTTCCCATGCTTGCATTCCCTTTCTACCTT tggaacagaAGTCCAGGAAAGAGTGGTTCGCACTTCGACCCCAGCAGTGATTTGTTTGTCCCGACTGAAAGAAAAGATGTGATTACTTCCACTCTATCTTGGACAGCCATGGCTGCTATTCTTGTTGGCTTGGGTTTCACAATGGGTCCTATGCAGTTGCTTAAGCTATATGGCATTCCATATTGG ATTTTCGTGATGTGGCTGGATGGGGTTACATACTTGCATCACCATGGTCATGAAGAGAAGCTTCCTTGGTACCGTGGGAAG GAATGGAGTTACTTAAGGGGAGGTCTTACAACACTTGACCGTGACTATGGATGGATCAACAACATCCACCATGATATTGGAACCCATGTCATACACCATTTGTTTCCACAAATCCCACATTACCATTTAGTAGAGGCG ACTGAGGCAGCGAGGCCAGTTCTCGGAAAATACTATCGAGAGCCGGAACAATCAGGGCCTTTACCTTTCCACCTCATCGGAAGTTTGATGAGAAGCTTGAAGAAAGATCACTATGTTAGTGACACTGGGGATGTTGTTTACTACCAAACTGACCCAGAACTCAAAAAGAATGCTTCATAA